Proteins from one Mucilaginibacter jinjuensis genomic window:
- a CDS encoding uroporphyrinogen-III synthase, protein MEDRKKKVKSILVTLPKPENDKNPYAELAKKHGLKIDFRSFIHVEGVPAKDFRKEKINLSDFTAVIFTSRNSADHFFRICEEMRFEVPVEMKYFCLSETIALYLQKYIQYRKRKIFFGKQTAADLAEVLKKHSGEKFLYPCSDVAAEETQKFLLDNGYNFTPAVLFRTVCSDLSDLAEVFYDVIAFFSPSSIQSLYKNFPDFKQNNTRLAAFGATTHKALLDAGLILDIPAPTPSAPSMTMAIEQYVKQVNK, encoded by the coding sequence TTGGAAGACAGAAAGAAAAAGGTAAAAAGTATACTGGTTACTTTGCCCAAACCTGAAAACGACAAAAACCCCTATGCCGAGCTTGCTAAAAAGCATGGCTTAAAGATCGATTTTCGCTCTTTTATCCATGTGGAGGGTGTGCCTGCTAAAGATTTTCGTAAAGAGAAAATTAACCTTTCTGACTTTACGGCTGTGATCTTTACGAGCCGTAATTCTGCCGATCACTTTTTCCGCATCTGCGAAGAAATGCGTTTTGAGGTGCCGGTTGAGATGAAATATTTCTGCCTTTCTGAAACCATTGCGCTCTATCTCCAAAAATATATTCAATACCGTAAGCGTAAAATATTTTTCGGCAAACAAACCGCAGCCGACCTGGCTGAGGTGTTAAAAAAGCATTCTGGCGAGAAATTCCTGTACCCATGCTCAGACGTGGCGGCAGAAGAAACTCAAAAGTTTTTGCTTGATAACGGCTACAACTTTACTCCTGCAGTACTGTTCCGTACGGTATGCAGCGATCTTTCTGATTTGGCTGAGGTGTTCTATGACGTAATTGCTTTCTTTAGCCCGTCGAGCATCCAGTCGCTCTACAAAAACTTTCCTGATTTTAAGCAAAATAATACGCGTTTGGCTGCGTTTGGAGCTACAACGCATAAAGCTTTGCTTGATGCCGGGTTAATACTTGATATACCTGCCCCAACGCCAAGTGCACCATCAATGACTATGGCCATAGAGCAGTACGTTAAGCAAGTTAACAAATAA